In Trichoderma breve strain T069 chromosome 4, whole genome shotgun sequence, the following proteins share a genomic window:
- a CDS encoding alpha/beta hydrolase fold domain-containing protein — MAATQNIRVALPKSGVNVFYREQSPTQPSKTILLLHGFPSSSHQYRNIIPLLATKYRVIAPDFPGFGFTETPEGFKYTFDSLTDVLAEFLDLLSITKFSVYVFDYGAPVGLRLALRRPEAVEGIITQNGNAYVEGFGDVWGPIKDFWASKNTSDDRSKLADAMLNFDITKFQYENGTPDLQTIAPESYTLDYTLLQRPGRKDAQLDLFMDYQNNVPLYEKFHEYFRSSQVPLLAIWGKNDVFFIPPGAEAYKKDLPNATVKLIDAGHFAVESDGPLIAKEVAQFLG, encoded by the coding sequence atggccgCAACTCAGAACATTCGTGTAGCGCTGCCCAAGAGTGGCGTAAACGTCTTTTATCGGGAGCAGAGTCCCACACAACCTTCCAAGACGATCCTCCTACTTCATGGCTTCCCGTCCTCGTCGCATCAGTATCGGAACATAATTCCCTTACTCGCTACCAAGTATCGAGTCATTGCCCCAGACTTTCCTGGATTCGGATTTACCGAAACACCTGAAGGCTTCAAATACACGTTTGACTCGCTCACGGATGTCCTTGCCGAGTTTCTAGACTTACTCTCCATTACCAAATTTTCGGTCTATGTCTTTGACTATGGCGCACCAGTGGGTTTGCGACTAGCCCTGCGTCGCCCAGAGGCAGTTGAGGGAATTATTACACAAAACGGAAATGCCTACGTGGAGGGTTTCGGCGACGTCTGGGGACCTATCAAGGATTTTTGGGCTAGCAAGAACACCTCGGATGATCGATCCAAGCTGGCCGATGCCATGTTGAACTTTGACATCACCAAGTTCCAATACGAGAATGGCACTCCGGACCTTCAGACAATTGCGCCTGAGTCTTACACACTGGACTACACTTTGCTGCAGCGCCCAGGCAGGAAGGACGCCCAACTCGATCTCTTTATGGACTATCAGAATAATGTCCCATTGTATGAGAAATTTCACGAATATTTCCGGTCCTCTCAGGTACCTCTGTTGGCAATCTGGGGCAAGAACGATGTGTTTTTTATCCCTCCCGGGGCTGAAGCATATAAGAAAGACTTGCCCAACGCAACCGTTAAACTAATTGACGCTGGTCATTTTGCAGTTGAGAGCGATGGGCCGCTGATTGCGAAGGAGGTAGCACAGTTCCTAGGATAG